TGATGCTGCGACTGATTTTGGTGTGAGGTCTTCATGAGTACAGAAGCCAATTCGTTATTTAGTGGATTACTGAATAAACTAGGCGACCTGGGATTTTTTATTCGTCGCAATATTACTGGTCTTGGTTATGCGGCTCGTATGTTTGCTCTTGTGCTATTCCGATCGGGATCTTTATTAAAGCGCCCCCGTTTAGTTTCAGATCAAGTCTTATTTGTGGGTAACTACTCTTTTGTCATTATTACGGTCTCCGGTTTATTTGTAGGCTTTGTTTTAGGCCTCCAGGGTTATTACACACTTACACGTTATGGCTCAGAACAGGCACTAGGCTTATTAGTTGCTTTGTCCTTAACTCGAGAGTTAGGCCCAGTGATCACAGCTTTGTTATTTGCTGGTCGAGCTGGAACTTCTTTAACGGCAGAAATTGGTTTAATGAAAGCAGGCGAGCAACTCTCTGCGATGGAAATGATGGCGGTTGATCCTTTGCGCCGCGTGATTGCTCCTCGCCTATGGGCCGGAATTATCTCTATGCCTATTTTGGCTACGATCTTTACCGCGGTCGGTGTTCTTGGCGGCTATTTAGTGGGTGTGCCACTAATTGGTGTTGATAGCGGCGCCTTTTGGTCACAGATGCAAGGCGGTGTTGATTTGTTTGATGATATTGGCAATGGTTTTATTAAGAGCATTGTGTTTGGCTTTGCGGTGACCTTTATAGCTCTATATCAGGGCTATGAGGCTAAGCCAACCCCTGAGGGCGTATCACAGGCTACGACTCGAACGGTGGTGCTGTCATCTTTGGCGGTATTGGCTCTCGATTTTTTATTAACTGCCATGATGTTCTCAAACAATTGAGAGTGAATATAAAAATGAATGGTTTAAACAGTAATTGTTCCATTCAGAATAAACTGAGGTTCTTATGAGAAAAAGTGCAATTGATGTCTGGGTAGGTATTTTTGTTGCCATTGGTATGTTGGCGATGTTGTTCTTGGCCTTGAAGGTTGGCAATATGAGCGCCATCTCATTTGCGCCCACCTATACCGTATCTGCCCGCTTTGACAATATTGGTGGTCTAAAGCCTAGGGCCCCCGTTAAAAGTGCCGGAGTAGTTGTTGGGCGCATTGCGGATATCAAGTTTGATGACTCAACGTATCAAGCGACTGTGACTATGACCATTGATAAGGTATATAAGTTTCCGAAGGACTCCTCGGCCAAAATATTAACCTCGGGTTTGCTAGGAGAGCAATACATTGGCCTAGAGGCTGGTGGAGATGAGCAAATGCTTGGTGAAGGTGGCAAGATCGCCCAAACTCAATCAGCTATTGTCTTGGAGAATTTAATTAGCCAGTTTTTGTATAACAAGGCTGCCGATAGCGGGCAAGATAAAGGCGATGGTGCCAAGGGTTCATCGAAGTAGAATTAGACTCTCTACCAAAATAACACTAACAACTCTGTGTCAAGTTTAAAACGTCTTTTTCTTCTCTTTATTTCTGCCTCGATGATTGGGTGCGCAAGCATTCCGCCTGGCAGTGAGGGCTCTCCCAATGATCCTTGGGAATCTTTTAATCGCTCGGTCTTCGCCTTTAACGAAGGATTGGATGATTATTTACTAAAGCCCATTACGAAAGGCTATCGTTTTATTCTGCCAAAACCAGCACAACAGGGCATCGATAATTTCTTTGGTAACTATCGGGATATCTATACCTCAGCTAATAATCTTCTGCAGGGCAACTTTAGTATGGCCTTTAGTGATTTAATGCGCGTGGTCGTCAATACTATTTTTGGTTTAGGTGGCTTTATTGATATGGCTACTCCAGGCGGACTGGAAAAACATAAGGCTGATTTTGGACAAACCTTTGGTGTGTGGGGTATTCCATCGGGTCCTTATGTGGTCTTGCCAATCTTTGGGCCTAGCTCGGTGCGCGACACTTTTGGAACTGCTGCCGATTTGGAGACCGACTATTTATTCCGGCTTTTGCCCGATGTTGCCTTGCGTAACAGTTTGACCGCATTACGTGTTGTGAATGCTCGTAATACATACTTTGAGGCTGGGGATTTATTAGAGGGTGCAGCGATTGATAAGTACACCTTTACTCGCGATGCCTATATTCAAAGGCGCCAATATCAGATTGACCAGGCTAAAGAGGGCAAGGAGCCACCCATGCCTGTTTATGAAAACCAATATCAGTAACAAAAGTCTAGAAACGACTAA
This genomic interval from Polynucleobacter sp. UK-FUSCHL-C3 contains the following:
- the mlaD gene encoding outer membrane lipid asymmetry maintenance protein MlaD; this encodes MRKSAIDVWVGIFVAIGMLAMLFLALKVGNMSAISFAPTYTVSARFDNIGGLKPRAPVKSAGVVVGRIADIKFDDSTYQATVTMTIDKVYKFPKDSSAKILTSGLLGEQYIGLEAGGDEQMLGEGGKIAQTQSAIVLENLISQFLYNKAADSGQDKGDGAKGSSK
- a CDS encoding VacJ family lipoprotein, yielding MSSLKRLFLLFISASMIGCASIPPGSEGSPNDPWESFNRSVFAFNEGLDDYLLKPITKGYRFILPKPAQQGIDNFFGNYRDIYTSANNLLQGNFSMAFSDLMRVVVNTIFGLGGFIDMATPGGLEKHKADFGQTFGVWGIPSGPYVVLPIFGPSSVRDTFGTAADLETDYLFRLLPDVALRNSLTALRVVNARNTYFEAGDLLEGAAIDKYTFTRDAYIQRRQYQIDQAKEGKEPPMPVYENQYQ
- the mlaE gene encoding lipid asymmetry maintenance ABC transporter permease subunit MlaE, with protein sequence MSTEANSLFSGLLNKLGDLGFFIRRNITGLGYAARMFALVLFRSGSLLKRPRLVSDQVLFVGNYSFVIITVSGLFVGFVLGLQGYYTLTRYGSEQALGLLVALSLTRELGPVITALLFAGRAGTSLTAEIGLMKAGEQLSAMEMMAVDPLRRVIAPRLWAGIISMPILATIFTAVGVLGGYLVGVPLIGVDSGAFWSQMQGGVDLFDDIGNGFIKSIVFGFAVTFIALYQGYEAKPTPEGVSQATTRTVVLSSLAVLALDFLLTAMMFSNN